In Candidatus Didemnitutus sp., the genomic window AGTCCGGCCCGATCTTCGGCGGTGAGACCCGGACCTTCATCGCGCACCTCAAGCCGCACCCAACCTTCTGGAGTGCGACGCACGGCGAGGTGCGTGGTGGTGCCGGCGGAGGAGAACTTGAGCGCGTTGCTGAGGAGGTTATCGAGCACCTGGCGCAGACGCGCGGCATCGCCGTCGATGGTTGCAGGTGTGCCGTCGATGGCGGCAAGAATTTCGATCCGTTGCTGCTTCTGCGCGGCGCGTTCGGCGAAGGCGGCGGCGACTTCACCGGCGAGCGCGGCGAGATCGACCGGTGTGCGATCGAGCGCGAGACGGCCGGCCTCGGCGGCGGAGCCGTCGAGGAGATCCTGCACGAGCGCGAGCAAACGCTGATTTTCGCCGCGGAGTCCGCGCGCGAGTTGAGCGATCTCGGGTCGGTCGGCGCTTTCATCGGCGATCGTCTCGGCGGTGAGCATCGCGCCGACGAGCGGCGCCTTGAGGTCATGCGAGGCGAGGTCGAGCAGGCGGGATTTCAGGGCGGCGGCTTCTTCGGCGGCGTCGCGCGCGCGGCGGGTCTCGGCGTGGATGCGCCGTTCGGCGCGGGTGATGGCGCGCTGCCGGCTGATGATCGCAATCGCGGCGATGAGACCGAAGAGCAGCAGCGCGGCCAGGCCGATGCGCTCAGCGCGCGTGCGGCTCAACTCCTTTTCCGTTACTGCGAGTTCGGCGTCCTGCTTTTGCTGGGCGGCCTTGAGTTCGGCGATCTGGCGCTGACGTTTCTCGGCGTCGAAGCGCTCGCGGAGCTCCGCGATCGTCTTGGCGGTGTTTTCGCTGGCGACGGTGTCGTTTTCGCTCTGCGCCTTCCGCTGGTAGTCGAGCGCGGCGCGGTAGTCGCCGGCGGCGGCGGCGGCTTCGCTATAGGCCGAGTAGAAGTTGCCGAGGATCTCGTGGCTGTCGATTTGCTCGACGATCGGTGTGGCGAGGCGGAGTTGGGCGAGCGCTTCGTCGCCGCGGCCGAGACGTGCGAGCGTGGTGGCGACGGCCATGCGGGCGGACGCGATGTGGCGCGGGACACCGAGTTCGAGGCGCAGCGCGAGCGCTTGCTCGAAGAATGGAAGGGCGCCGGCGGGATTTTTAGCGGTATTCTCGAGCGAGCCGAGGTTGATGAGCGCATTGGCCATGCTGCGGCGGTTCTTCGCCGCGGTGTGCACGCGGAGGTTTTCGAGCAGGAGCGGGCGGGCTTCGTCGAAGCGGTGCTGATCGTAGAGCAGAATCGCGAGATTGTTGCGGATCTGGAGGCGGAAGTCGTCGAAGTCGTTTTTCTCTGCGAGTGCGAGCGCGGCGCGAAAGTGTTGCTCGGATTGGTCGTAAATTTTCTGATGGCGGGCGACGACGCCGCGGCCGTTCAATACGGAGGTGAGGAGGGCATCGTCGTGCAATTCCTCAGCCAGATGCTGGGCGTCCAGGTAACAGGCTTCGGCGGTCGTGTAGTCGCCGCGGTTCCAATGGATCTGGCCCGATTCGTAGACGAGCGCGGCGCGCGCGAGGCGTTCGGCGGGCGTGGAGCCGAGGGGCAGGGCGAGGCCGCCGTCGGTGACTTGGCGGGCTTCGCCGTAGAGGCTGTTGCGGCGGAGGGATTGGCTGAGCTGGGCGCGCGCGCGGAGTTCAGCGACCCGATTGCCGCTCTGTTGGGCGAGTGCGAACGCTTCGCGGGCGAGGGGAATGGCACGGGCGGGTTCGGTGGCGTCGAGCGCGCGAGCTTGCTTGATGAGCGCGTCGATGCGCGCGTCGGACGGGCTCGCCGGCTGGGCGGATGTGGTGGCGTGGAAGAGCGCCAGAATAAGCAGCACCAGCGTGCCAGCCGATCGGCGCGGGAGAGTCCACCACAGGGAATCGCACGGGTTTTTGACGCTCACGGGGGCAAATTTGAATTGATGACTCCAGTGTCGGCACGAACGATGGCGAGTCGATGACGGAAGAGACCGTTGCACGAATTTTGCTGGCGGATGACCACGCGCTCGTTCGCGACGCGTTGAAAGCGGCGATTCGGCGGCGGATGTCCGGGGCGAAGTTCGAGTATGCTGGCACGGCGGGGGAAGTAATGGCCGCCGTCGAACGCGAGCCGTGGAATTTGGTCGTGCTCGACCTGGGGCTGCCGGGGGGCACGGAATTGGAAACGCTGCGTCGCGTGCGGGCATTGCGGCCGGAAGTGCCGATCCTGGTGTTCTCGATGTTTCCGGAGCACAAGATGGGCCTCGCGGCGATCGAGGCGGGGGCGGATGGCTATTTGTGCAAGACGGCGGATCGCGTGACGATCGGGCAGGCGGCGACGGAGACCCTGGCTGGTCGCGGTTACCGCAGTCCGGAGTTGCAGGCATTGCTGGTCAAACGCCCGGGCGCGCGGCGCGGGGCGATGGCGGCGCTGTCGCAGCGGGAAGTGGAAGTGTTGATCGGCTTGGGGCGAGGTCGGTCGAACAAGGAGGTCGCGGCCGCCCTCGACATCAGTGTCACTTCCGTCGGCACCTATCGCGCGCGCATCATGGACAAGCTCGGCCTGAGCACGACGGCGGACCTCCTGCGCTACGTCGTCGAGCATCGCCTGGTTAGTCATTGAGCGGGCGCGACGGAGCGGCCGCGCTGCGAATCCGCGCGCTTGCCTGAGCGCGGAATCTGCCTCTAGCTCCTCAACCCCGCATGAAGAAAGCCCTCATCACCGGCATCACCGGCCAGGACGGTTCCTACCTTGCCGAACTGCTCCTGTCCAAAGGCTACGAGGTTCACGGCGTCATCCGTCGCGCGTCGACCTTCAACACCAGCCGGATCGATCATCTTTATCGTGACCCGCACATCAACGGCGTGCGCCTGTTCCTGCACTATGGCGACCTCGCCGATTCCGTGCAGATGGTGAAACTGCTCTACAACCTACAGCCGGACGAGATCTACAACCTCGCGGCGCAGTCGCATGTCCGCGTCTCCTTCGACATTCCGGAATACACCGGCGACGTCACGGGCGTCGGCGCCGTGCGCATCCTCGAAGCCATCCGCGAGGCCGGCCTCGTGAAGAAATGCCGCTACTACCAGGCGTCGTCCTCGGAGATGTTCGGCAAGGTCCAGCAGGTCCCGCAGGTCGAGACCACGCCGTTCTGGCCGCGCTCGCCCTACGGTTGCGCCAAGATGTATGCGCACTGGCTCACGGTGAACTACCGCGAGAGCTACAATCTTCACGCCTCGTCCGGCATCCTTTTCAACCACGAGAGCCCGCGGCGCGGCGAGACCTTCGTCACCCGCAAGATCACGCGCGCCGCCACGCGCATCAAACTCGGCCTCCAGGACTCGCTCTTCATGGGCAACCTCGACGCCAAGCGCGATTGGGGCTACGCCAAGGAATACGTCGAGATGATGTGGGTCATGCTCCAGCAGGAGCAGCCCGACGACTACGTCGTCGCCACGAACGAGACTCACACGGTCAAGGAGTTCATCCAGGAAACCTTCGGCCTGCTCGGTCTCGATTGGGAGAAATACGTCAAATACGACGCCCGCTACGAGCGCCCGGCCGAGGTCGATCTGCTCATCGGCGATCCCGCCAAGGCCAAGAAGCAACTCGGCTGGGAGCCGAAGGTCCGCTTCAAGGAGCTCGTGAAGATCATGACCGAGGCCGACCTCGAGCTCGCCAAACGCGAGGCGCAGATCGCCGCGCTGCCGAACGTCTCCACGACACCCTTCGCCTGATTTTTGACGGAGCGAGTAGCGGAGAGCGAGTATCACGCTGTTCGGCCATCTACCCGCTACCCACTACTCGCTACTGACAATGAGACTCCACATCGCAGGTCACCAAGGCATGGTCGGCGCCGCTCTCGTGCGTCGCTTCCAAGCCGAGCCCGGCGTCTCGCTCCTGTTGCGCTCCCGCCGCGACGGACTCGATCTGACGAATCAGGCTGCCGTCGCCGCGTTCTACGCCGCCGAAAAGCCCGACGTCGCCATCATCGCCGCCGCCAAGGTCGGCGGCATCCACGCCAACAACACCTACCCGGCCGACTTCCTATTCGAGAACCTCGCCATCGCCGCCAACTGCATCCATGGCGCCTATGCGGCCGGCGTGAAGCGCGTCCTCTTTCTCGGCAGCTCGTGCATCTACCCGAAGCACGCACCGCAACCGATGCCCGAGGATTGCCTGCTCACCAGTGCCCTCGAGCCGACCAACGAAGCCTACGCCATCGCCAAGATCGCCGGCCTCAAGCTCGCGCAATACTACCGCAAACAGCACGGCGTCCTCTACCACTCGGCGATGCCGACGAATCTTTACGGCCCGGCGGACAACTACCACCTGCAGAATTCGCACGTGATGCCGGCGCTGATTCGCAAGTTCCACGAAGCGAAGGAAGCCGGCCGCGCCGAAGTCATCGCCTGGGGCACCGGCTCGCCCAAGCGCGAGTTTCTCCATGTCGACGACCTCGCCGACGCCTGCGCTTTCCTGCTCCACCTCGAAAACCCGCCCGACTGGGTCAACGTCGGCACCGGCGTGGACGTCACGATCAAGGAACTGACCGAAATCGTCGCCGAGGTCACCGGTTTCAAGGGGCGCATCGTCTGGGACAGCTCCAAGCCCGACGGCACGCCGCGCAAGCTCATGGACGTCTCCCGCCTGACCGCCCTCGGCTGGAAAGCCCGCATCGGGCTCCGCGAAGGCGTGGCCCGGGCCTACGCTTCCTTCCTCGCGGAAAAAGCCGCCGGCACGCTCCGCGCCTGAGCCGCATCGTCGGGCCCCTTCGCTCGGGGCCGCGGCTCAAGTCCGCGCGCCAGCGTGACGATGAAGGGACACCATCCACGGTCCCCTTATGCCCGAACCGTCAACCGGAGCGGATGACTCCGCTCTGCCTGTTGCCACCGGCCCCACCGCGCCGGCGGCTGCGCCATTGCCCGCCGGCAACGGCGGCGGCAGCGGTTTGGCCGAAGGGAAGCGCTGGCGGCATTTCCAGATTTCCAAGGCGCACGGGACCGGCTTCCTCGCCTCGGATGCGACCTCGATGGAGGAAGTGCTGCTGCACGCGCGTCCGATCGGCGAGGATGCGGCGGCACACGGCGAAGCGTGGGATCGGATCGCGGCCATGGAATCCGATGGCATGGTCGCTCCGCGCGAGGCGCACGAGGAGAACGGCTGGCGCTACGAAGTGACCGCGCTGCCCGCCGGCGTGCCGCTGCGCGAGTGGCTCGCCGCGCATCAGCCCGAGCTCGCCGACATCGAGAATTTCGTCCGGCAAGTCGGCACGCAGTTGGATCGGCTGCATCAGGAAGGGATCGTGCACCTCCGCCTCCAGCCGCAGTCGATCTTCATCGGCGACGACGGTCACGGCATGCATGTGCAACTGGGCGGCTGGGAGTTCGCCACGCTGCACGCGCAGACGGATCTGATCCCGGTGGCCGTCAATCCCTACTACGCGCCGCCCGAGGCCGCGGGCCTGTTCAAACACAAACCCGGTCCGGCGCTGTGCGCGTGGGATTGGTGGTCGCTGGGTCGCCTCGTGCAGGAAATCGTGCACGGCAGCCACGTCTACGACCTCCTCTTCGAGCGCAACGTCGCCGACGATCCGCCCGAGTTGCGCGCCCGCGCCGAGAACGCGCTGCTGGAGCGCGACCCGTCCGGCGTGCGCGCCGGCGCCGTCGAACTGCTGCCCCATCAGGCGCACCCGCGCGTGCGGTTGCTGCTGCGCGGATTGCTCGCCAGCTCGCGCGACGGACGCTGGCAGGGCGAGCAGGTCCTGCGCTGGGTGCAGCGCGAAGCCGCCCTGGACCGCTACGACCTGCCCCGCGACGCACGCCTGTTCTGGTGGCGCCGCCGGGCGTTCACCGTGCCGGAGGCGGCGGAATTTTTTCTGCAACCCGACAACGCGTTCGACGGCGTGCAGCAGTTTTTCCCCGCGACCAAATCGCCCGAGCCGACCTTGCGGCAATTCCTCGCCGAGCTGCCCGCGCTGCGCGCCGAGCATGACAAGGTCGAGCAGATCCTCGGCTGCGTGGAGTCGTTCGCCTGGCAGCAGCTGCCGCTGAATCCGCGTCGCGCCGCGGTGGCGGGTCTCGCGTGGCGCGCCTTGGCGCCGAACTCGCCGCGTCCGCTCTCGGTGCAGCGCTGGGTGATCGACTCGGCC contains:
- a CDS encoding tetratricopeptide repeat-containing sensor histidine kinase, producing MSVKNPCDSLWWTLPRRSAGTLVLLILALFHATTSAQPASPSDARIDALIKQARALDATEPARAIPLAREAFALAQQSGNRVAELRARAQLSQSLRRNSLYGEARQVTDGGLALPLGSTPAERLARAALVYESGQIHWNRGDYTTAEACYLDAQHLAEELHDDALLTSVLNGRGVVARHQKIYDQSEQHFRAALALAEKNDFDDFRLQIRNNLAILLYDQHRFDEARPLLLENLRVHTAAKNRRSMANALINLGSLENTAKNPAGALPFFEQALALRLELGVPRHIASARMAVATTLARLGRGDEALAQLRLATPIVEQIDSHEILGNFYSAYSEAAAAAGDYRAALDYQRKAQSENDTVASENTAKTIAELRERFDAEKRQRQIAELKAAQQKQDAELAVTEKELSRTRAERIGLAALLLFGLIAAIAIISRQRAITRAERRIHAETRRARDAAEEAAALKSRLLDLASHDLKAPLVGAMLTAETIADESADRPEIAQLARGLRGENQRLLALVQDLLDGSAAEAGRLALDRTPVDLAALAGEVAAAFAERAAQKQQRIEILAAIDGTPATIDGDAARLRQVLDNLLSNALKFSSAGTTTHLAVRRTPEGWVRLEVRDEGPGLTAEDRAGLFQRFRRLSAAPTGGEPSTGLGLALARDIVVAHGGRLDVESEPGKGATFYVEFPEQK
- a CDS encoding response regulator transcription factor, whose amino-acid sequence is MTEETVARILLADDHALVRDALKAAIRRRMSGAKFEYAGTAGEVMAAVEREPWNLVVLDLGLPGGTELETLRRVRALRPEVPILVFSMFPEHKMGLAAIEAGADGYLCKTADRVTIGQAATETLAGRGYRSPELQALLVKRPGARRGAMAALSQREVEVLIGLGRGRSNKEVAAALDISVTSVGTYRARIMDKLGLSTTADLLRYVVEHRLVSH
- the gmd gene encoding GDP-mannose 4,6-dehydratase — encoded protein: MKKALITGITGQDGSYLAELLLSKGYEVHGVIRRASTFNTSRIDHLYRDPHINGVRLFLHYGDLADSVQMVKLLYNLQPDEIYNLAAQSHVRVSFDIPEYTGDVTGVGAVRILEAIREAGLVKKCRYYQASSSEMFGKVQQVPQVETTPFWPRSPYGCAKMYAHWLTVNYRESYNLHASSGILFNHESPRRGETFVTRKITRAATRIKLGLQDSLFMGNLDAKRDWGYAKEYVEMMWVMLQQEQPDDYVVATNETHTVKEFIQETFGLLGLDWEKYVKYDARYERPAEVDLLIGDPAKAKKQLGWEPKVRFKELVKIMTEADLELAKREAQIAALPNVSTTPFA
- a CDS encoding GDP-L-fucose synthase; its protein translation is MRLHIAGHQGMVGAALVRRFQAEPGVSLLLRSRRDGLDLTNQAAVAAFYAAEKPDVAIIAAAKVGGIHANNTYPADFLFENLAIAANCIHGAYAAGVKRVLFLGSSCIYPKHAPQPMPEDCLLTSALEPTNEAYAIAKIAGLKLAQYYRKQHGVLYHSAMPTNLYGPADNYHLQNSHVMPALIRKFHEAKEAGRAEVIAWGTGSPKREFLHVDDLADACAFLLHLENPPDWVNVGTGVDVTIKELTEIVAEVTGFKGRIVWDSSKPDGTPRKLMDVSRLTALGWKARIGLREGVARAYASFLAEKAAGTLRA